GGCGTCATCGTGGACAGCGGACGGCTCGCACCCGGAGGGTGGTTCACGTACGTCCCGTACGGGCTGTGGATGGTCTGGCTCTTCGTGGTGACCACCATCATGGTCGCCCGACTCGGCAGGCCGACGCCCACGCCCGAGGTCCCGTCCGACCGAGAGGGTTGCCCGCGCCGACCCGCGGTAGGACCGTTCGCTGGGGGCGGACCCCCGAGGGTCAACGGTGACTTCGCGGTCATGCCTGATCGGGAATGGTCAGGATCGGAGGGTGCCGGTCGACAGACGTCCACCACGTGGCGGATGCTGACCGTCCGGCGAGCCTGATGGGGCGATCGCCGGCACGCGACTGCAACGGGGTGGCCGGCACGGAAACGGGGAGTCCGCGACGCCTCGACCGGGGATGCTCGGCGGACAGCTCTGCACGGAGGCTGTCATGGTGATCCGCATCTGGCGGGGATGGACCCGCCCCGAAGACGCCGAGGCGTATCGCGACTACATGACGCGTGTCGCGCTGCCCGGCTACGCGCGTGTCGATGGCAACCTCGCGGTGTACATGACGAGTCGGCGCGACGGTGATCGTGAGGAGTTCGCCATGATCACGGTCTGGGAGTCGCTCGACGCGATCCGGGCATTCGCCGGGGACGACCATGAGCGCGCCGTGTTCTATCCGGACGACGATGCCTACCTGGTCGACCGCGAGCGGACGGTTCGCCACTACGATGTGTACGGCAGCCATCACGCGCCCACGATGTGAGGCTCAGCCACGTCGCGGATCTTCGGCGGCGAGGACGGTGGATTTTGGACGCACGCGCTGTCCGAGCTGATCGGCCCTCTGTCGGCGACGCCCCGACGGCCCACACGGTGTAGCTGACCTTCCAGCTCAGTCGGTCACGTGGCACGCGCCTGCTGGCGAGTCCTCACCCAGCCGGCGAACGCCTCGATTCCGTCGACGACATGGTCGAGGCGCAGCGAATGGAAGAGGTCGAAGGTGTGGGTCGCGCCAGGGAGCTCCGCATACACGACCGGGTTGGACGACGTGGTCGGCAACCGCTCGACCAAGCGTCGGGCGTCCTCGACGATCACGGGTGTCCTGATCGCCGTGTGCCACGAAGAACGGCGGCGCGTCAGCTGTGAGGTAGGCCAGCGGTGAGGACGGCGGCCCGCCGGAGCCGTCGACCG
The sequence above is a segment of the Euzebyales bacterium genome. Coding sequences within it:
- a CDS encoding antibiotic biosynthesis monooxygenase, producing MVIRIWRGWTRPEDAEAYRDYMTRVALPGYARVDGNLAVYMTSRRDGDREEFAMITVWESLDAIRAFAGDDHERAVFYPDDDAYLVDRERTVRHYDVYGSHHAPTM